The Dama dama isolate Ldn47 chromosome 3, ASM3311817v1, whole genome shotgun sequence genome has a segment encoding these proteins:
- the ZBTB39 gene encoding zinc finger and BTB domain-containing protein 39: MGMRIKLQSTNHPNNLLKELNKCRLSETMCDVTIVVGSRSFPAHKAVLACAAGYFQNLFLNTGLDAARTYVVDFITPANFEKILSFVYTSELFTDLINVGVIYEVAERLGMEDLLRACHSTFPDLESTAVAKPLSSTSENHSGTPSCSSAEHPHPLGELRGGGEHFGSDRNYVLPSDAGGSYKEEERNVTSDTNHSLQPLPPKSEDHDAPAPFTSVPSVGGQPVLGTVSTGMQTSTSSCQPYKVQSNGDFGKNSFFTPDSAVDITTGTNSCLSNSDHSKDPSFGQMDELQLEDLGDDDLQFEDPTEEIGTAEEVIELSDDSEDELTFGESENRENKAMPCQVCKKVLEPNIQLIRQHARDHVDLLTGNCKVCETHFQDRNSRVTHVLSHIGIFLFSCDMCETKFFTQWQLTLHRRDGIFENNTIVHPNDPLPGKLGLFAGAVSAELKCAACGKALAKDFHVVRGHILDHLNLKGQACSVCDQRHLNLCSLMWHTLAHLGISVFSCSVCANSFVDWHLLEKHMAVHQSLEDALFHCHLCSQSFKSEAAYRYHVSQHKCNSGLDTRPGFGLQNPALQKRKLPAEEFLSEELALQGQPGNSKYSCKVCGKRFAHTSEFNYHRRIHTGEKPYQCKVCHKFFRGRSTIKCHLKTHAGALMYRCTVCGHYSSTLNLMSKHVGVHKGSLPPDFTIEQTFMYIIHSKEADKNPDS, encoded by the coding sequence ATGGGCATGAGGATCAAACTGCAAAGCACCAACCACCCCAACAACCTGCTGAAAGAACTCAACAAGTGCCGGCTCTCGGAGACCATGTGCGATGTCACCATCGTGGTGGGGAGCCGTTCCTTCCCGGCCCACAAAGCCGTGCTGGCCTGCGCGGCTGGCTACTTCCAGAACCTCTTCCTCAACACTGGGCTTGATGCTGCCAGGACCTACGTGGTGGACTTCATCACCCCTGCCAACTTCGAGAAGATTCTGAGCTTTGTCTACACGTCGGAACTCTTCACGGACCTGATCAACGTCGGGGTCATCTACGAGGTAGCGGAGCGTCTGGGTATGGAGGATCTCCTCCGGGCCTGTCACTCCACCTTTCCTGACCTGGAGAGCACTGCTGTGGCCAAGCCCCTGAGCAGCACCAGTGAGAACCACTCTGGTACCCCGAGTTGTAGCTCAGCAGAACACCCCCATCCCCTTGGAGAACTCCGGGGTGGCGGGGAGCACTTTGGTTCTGATAGAAACTATGTGTTACCTAGTGATGCTGGAGGAAGCTataaagaggaggagagaaatgTTACCAGTGACACTAACCACAGCctgcagcccctgccaccaaAGTCAGAAGACCACGATGCCCCTGCTCCGTTCACATCCGTCCCCAGCGTGGGGGGCCAGCCAGTCCTGGGCACTGTCAGCACGGGCATGCAAACCAGCACCAGCTCCTGCCAGCCGTACAAAGTCCAGAGCAACGGAGACTTCGGTAAGAACAGCTTCTTCACCCCTGACAGTGCAGTAGACATCACCACTGGGACCAACTCCTGTCTGAGCAACAGCGACCATTCCAAAGACCCAAGCTTTGGGCAGATGGATGAGCTCCAACTGGAGGACCTGGGGGATGACGACCTGCAGTTTGAAGACCCCACCGAGGAGATTGGCACAGCTGAGGAGGTGATTGAGTTGAGTGACGACAGTGAGGATGAGCTAACTTTTGGAGAGAGTGAAAACCGAGAGAATAAGGCCATGCCCTGCCAGGTATGCAAGAAGGTTCTAGAGCCCAACATTCAACTGATCCGACAGCATGCTCGGGACCACGTGGACCTGCTGACTGGCAACTGCAAGGTCTGTGAGACCCATTTCCAGGACCGGAACTCCCGGGTCACCCATGTTCTCTCCCACATCGGGATTTTCCTCTTCTCCTGCGACATGTGTGAAACTAAGTTCTTTACCCAGTGGCAATTGACCCTCCACCGGCGGGATGGAATATTTGAGAACAACACCATCGTCCACCCCAACGACCCCTTGCCTGGGAAGCTGGGTCTCTTTGCAGGGGCGGTCTCTGCAGAGCTGAAATGTGCTGCCTGTGGGAAGGCACTGGCCAAAGATTTCCACGTGGTCCGGGGCCATATCCTTGACCACCTGAACCTGAAGGGCCAGGCCTGCAGCGTCTGTGACCAGCGCCACCTCAACCTCTGCAGCCTCATGTGGCACACACTTGCCCACCTAGGCATCTCTGTCTTCTCTTGCTCCGTGTGTGCAAACAGCTTTGTGGACTGGCATCTCCTGGAGAAGCACATGGCTGTGCACCAAAGCCTGGAAGATGCCCTCTTCCACTGCCACTTGTGCAGCCAGAGCTTCAAGTCGGAGGCTGCCTATCGCTACCACGTCAGCCAGCACAAGTGCAACAGTGGCCTTGACACACGGCCTGGCTTTGGGCTCCAGAACCCAGCTCTCCAGAAGCGGAAGCTGCCAGCAGAGGAGTTCCTAAGCGAGGAGCTGGCGCTGCAAGGTCAACCTGGGAACAGCAAGTATAGCTGCAAGGTGTGCGGCAAAAGGTTTGCCCACACGAGTGAGTTCAACTACCATCGGCGGATCCACACGGGCGAGAAGCCGTACCAGTGCAAGGTGTGCCACAAGTTCTTCCGCGGCCGCTCGACCATCAAGTGCCACCTGAAGACGCACGCGGGGGCGCTCATGTACCGCTGCACGGTCTGCGGCCACTACAGCTCCACGCTCAACCTCATGAGCAAGCACGTCGGCGTGCACAAAGGCAGCCTCCCCCCTGACTTCACCATCGAGCAGACCTTCATGTACATCATCCATTCCAAAGAAGCGGACAAGAATCCGGACAGCTGA